From Streptomyces sp. NBC_01754, a single genomic window includes:
- the purF gene encoding amidophosphoribosyltransferase, translated as MPRGDGRLNHDLLPGEKGPQDACGVFGVWAPGEEVAKLTYFGLYALQHRGQESAGIAVSNGSQILVFKDMGLVSQVFDETSLGSLQGHIAVGHARYSTTGASVWENAQPTFRATAHGSIALGHNGNLVNTAQLAEMVADLPRRDGRATQVAATNDTDLVTALLAGQRDADDKPLTVEEAAVKVLPEVRGAFSLVFMDEHTLYAARDPQGIRPLVLGRLERGWVVASESAALDICGASFVREIEPGELVAIDENGLRTSRFAEAKPKGCVFEYVYLARPDTDIAGRNVYLSRVEMGRRLAAEAPAEADLVIATPESGTPAAIGYAEASGIPFGAGLVKNAYVGRTFIQPSQTIRQLGIRLKLNPLKEVIKGKRLVVVDDSIVRGNTQRALVRMLREAGAAEIHIRISSPPVKWPCFFGIDFATRAELIANGMSVDEIATSMGADSLAYISIDSMIEATTIDKPDLCRACFDGEYPMELPDPELLGKQLLETELAAGPAATAAADALRRP; from the coding sequence GTGCCTCGTGGTGATGGACGACTCAACCACGACCTGCTCCCCGGAGAGAAAGGCCCCCAGGACGCTTGCGGCGTCTTCGGTGTCTGGGCTCCGGGCGAAGAGGTCGCCAAGCTCACCTATTTCGGACTGTATGCCCTGCAGCACCGTGGACAGGAGTCCGCGGGCATCGCAGTGAGCAACGGGTCCCAGATCCTGGTCTTCAAGGACATGGGACTGGTCTCGCAGGTCTTCGACGAAACGTCTCTGGGGTCGCTCCAGGGCCATATCGCGGTCGGTCATGCCCGCTACTCCACCACCGGTGCCTCGGTGTGGGAGAACGCGCAGCCGACGTTCCGTGCCACCGCGCACGGATCGATCGCCCTGGGTCACAACGGCAACCTGGTCAACACGGCCCAGCTCGCCGAGATGGTCGCCGACCTCCCGCGCAGGGACGGCCGCGCCACCCAGGTCGCGGCGACCAACGACACCGATCTGGTGACCGCCCTGCTCGCCGGCCAGCGGGACGCCGACGACAAGCCGCTCACCGTCGAGGAAGCCGCCGTCAAGGTCCTCCCCGAGGTCAGAGGCGCCTTCTCGCTCGTCTTCATGGACGAGCACACCCTCTACGCCGCCCGTGACCCGCAGGGCATCCGCCCCCTGGTCCTGGGCCGGCTGGAGCGCGGCTGGGTGGTGGCCTCCGAGTCCGCCGCCCTCGACATCTGCGGAGCAAGCTTCGTCCGTGAGATCGAACCGGGCGAGCTCGTCGCGATCGACGAGAACGGCCTGCGCACTTCACGCTTCGCAGAAGCGAAGCCCAAGGGCTGCGTGTTCGAGTACGTCTACCTCGCACGACCCGACACCGACATCGCGGGACGGAACGTCTACCTCTCCCGGGTCGAGATGGGCCGCAGGCTGGCGGCGGAAGCCCCGGCCGAGGCCGATCTGGTCATAGCGACGCCGGAATCGGGGACCCCCGCGGCCATCGGTTACGCCGAGGCGAGCGGTATCCCCTTCGGTGCCGGACTGGTCAAGAACGCCTATGTCGGCCGGACCTTCATCCAGCCTTCGCAGACCATCCGCCAGTTGGGTATCCGCCTCAAGCTGAATCCGCTCAAGGAAGTGATCAAGGGCAAGCGCCTGGTGGTCGTCGACGACTCGATCGTCCGCGGCAACACCCAGCGCGCCCTGGTCCGGATGCTTCGCGAGGCGGGCGCCGCCGAGATCCACATCCGGATCTCCTCCCCGCCCGTGAAGTGGCCGTGCTTCTTCGGCATCGACTTCGCGACCCGCGCCGAGCTGATCGCCAACGGCATGTCCGTCGACGAGATCGCCACCTCCATGGGGGCCGACTCGCTCGCCTACATCTCGATCGACTCGATGATCGAGGCGACGACGATCGACAAGCCGGACCTGTGCCGCGCCTGCTTCGACGGCGAGTACCCGATGGAGCTCCCGGACCCCGAGCTGCTCGGCAAGCAGCTGCTGGAGACCGAGCTGGCGGCCGGACCCGCCGCCACCGCGGCGGCCGACGCGCTGCGTCGTCCGTGA
- a CDS encoding M23 family metallopeptidase: MSVRKAATTLSRCCWFVFVALVLVGVFRDPLLPFGLTFVPAAVAVAITVVLGRLSSREVAAQARPAVEVGPPVTGRWTALNSPADRVPSHGIHAYGQTYAIDVVAEPETEAEGRRPPFRWVWPVARRNEDFPAFGAPLLAVAEGTVVHASDGQRDHLSRNSGPALAYLMLFEGAVRDMAGAHRVVGNHIVLDIGDGTYAMYAHIRRGSLQVKAGDTVRTGQRLARCGNSGNSTEPHVHFQLMDHPDLDLARGVPFSWRGVGVPANGESFTAGGAVSTG, from the coding sequence GTGTCCGTACGCAAAGCCGCGACGACGCTGTCCCGTTGCTGCTGGTTCGTCTTCGTCGCCCTGGTGCTGGTCGGTGTGTTCCGCGACCCGCTGCTCCCCTTCGGGCTGACCTTCGTGCCCGCGGCGGTCGCCGTCGCCATCACCGTGGTGCTGGGCCGGCTGAGCAGCCGCGAGGTGGCGGCGCAGGCCCGTCCCGCCGTCGAGGTCGGCCCGCCGGTGACCGGGCGCTGGACCGCGCTCAACAGCCCGGCCGACCGGGTGCCCAGCCACGGCATCCACGCCTACGGGCAGACATACGCGATCGACGTCGTCGCCGAGCCGGAGACGGAGGCGGAGGGACGGCGTCCGCCCTTCCGGTGGGTGTGGCCCGTCGCCCGCCGCAACGAGGACTTCCCGGCCTTCGGCGCCCCGTTGCTCGCGGTGGCTGAGGGCACCGTCGTCCACGCGAGCGACGGGCAGCGCGACCACCTCAGCCGGAACTCGGGCCCGGCCCTCGCCTACCTGATGTTGTTCGAGGGGGCCGTACGGGACATGGCGGGCGCCCACCGGGTCGTCGGCAACCACATCGTGCTCGACATCGGGGACGGCACCTACGCCATGTACGCGCACATCCGGCGCGGCTCGCTCCAGGTGAAGGCGGGGGACACGGTCCGCACCGGGCAGCGGCTCGCCCGGTGCGGGAACTCCGGCAACTCCACCGAACCGCATGTGCACTTCCAGCTGATGGACCACCCGGACCTCGACCTGGCCAGGGGGGTCCCGTTCAGCTGGCGGGGTGTCGGCGTCCCGGCGAACGGTGAGTCGTTCACGGCCGGGGGGGCCGTCAGCACCGGCTGA
- the purM gene encoding phosphoribosylformylglycinamidine cyclo-ligase codes for MSETTGASYAAAGVDIEAGDRAVELMKEWVRKTKRPEVEGLGGLGGFAGLFDASALKRYERPLLASATDGVGTKVDLARQMGVYDTIGRDLVGMVVDDLVVCGAEPLFMTDYICVGKVHPERVASIVKGIAEGCVLAGCALVGGETAEHPGLLGPDDFDVAGAGTGVVEADRMLGPDLIRKGDVVIAMASSGLHSNGYSLVRHVVFDRAGWALDRQVEEFGRTLGEELLEPTRIYSLDCLALTRTTEVHGFSHVTGGGLANNLARVVPDFLHATVDRSTWAPGAVFDLVGKAGKVERAELEKTLNMGVGMIAVVPADSADAALTTLADRGVDSWVAGEITDRGTHSGAAALTGSYAR; via the coding sequence ATGTCTGAGACAACAGGTGCTTCCTACGCGGCGGCGGGCGTCGACATCGAAGCGGGCGACCGCGCCGTCGAGCTGATGAAGGAGTGGGTGAGGAAGACCAAGCGCCCCGAGGTCGAGGGCCTCGGCGGCCTCGGCGGCTTCGCCGGCCTCTTCGACGCCTCCGCGCTCAAGCGGTACGAACGTCCGCTGCTCGCCTCCGCCACCGACGGCGTCGGTACGAAGGTCGATCTGGCCCGCCAGATGGGCGTGTACGACACCATCGGCCGCGACCTCGTGGGCATGGTCGTCGACGACCTGGTCGTGTGCGGTGCGGAACCCCTCTTCATGACCGACTACATCTGCGTCGGCAAGGTGCACCCCGAGCGGGTCGCGTCCATCGTCAAGGGCATCGCCGAAGGCTGTGTCCTGGCCGGCTGCGCCCTCGTCGGCGGCGAGACCGCCGAGCACCCGGGCCTGCTCGGCCCCGACGACTTCGACGTCGCGGGCGCCGGTACGGGCGTGGTCGAGGCGGACCGGATGCTCGGCCCGGACCTCATCCGCAAGGGTGACGTGGTGATCGCGATGGCGTCCTCCGGTCTTCACTCGAACGGGTACTCGCTGGTGCGCCACGTGGTCTTCGACCGGGCCGGCTGGGCCCTGGACCGCCAGGTCGAGGAGTTCGGCAGGACGCTCGGCGAGGAGCTTCTGGAGCCCACCAGGATCTACTCCCTGGACTGCCTCGCCCTGACCCGGACGACCGAGGTGCACGGCTTCAGCCACGTCACCGGCGGCGGCCTGGCCAACAACCTGGCCCGGGTCGTGCCGGACTTCCTGCATGCCACCGTCGACCGGTCCACCTGGGCCCCCGGAGCCGTCTTCGACCTGGTCGGCAAGGCCGGGAAGGTGGAACGGGCGGAGCTCGAGAAGACGCTCAACATGGGCGTCGGCATGATCGCGGTCGTCCCGGCCGATTCGGCGGACGCGGCGCTCACGACACTGGCGGACCGGGGTGTGGACTCCTGGGTCGCCGGCGAGATCACCGACCGCGGCACGCACTCCGGCGCCGCGGCGTTGACCGGCAGCTACGCACGGTAG
- a CDS encoding maleylpyruvate isomerase family mycothiol-dependent enzyme, whose protein sequence is MPPARKRLRAYDVSRTRTAVLAQFGHLRDAVCALTPEQLAGPSGLGEWTVRDLAAHITAALERVSGALESPEPAGGREPRLGLLEWAATTAGRGREIAGDARALAEAVPDLGALYDGTAERFARLVSGAAADRLVTTRAGTMRLGDFLVTRTVELVVHTDDLNRAAGLDIPYDRQALAACTRLLADTLADRAPGGSVEVRVPPFAVVQCIGGPKHTRGTPPNVVETDPLTWVRLATGRARWARAREEGRVGAGGERADLDALLPLMG, encoded by the coding sequence ATGCCACCGGCCAGGAAGCGCCTTCGCGCGTACGACGTCTCCAGGACCCGGACCGCGGTCCTCGCCCAGTTCGGCCACCTGCGGGACGCCGTGTGCGCCCTGACGCCCGAGCAGCTCGCCGGACCGTCGGGGCTCGGGGAGTGGACCGTGCGGGACCTCGCCGCCCACATCACGGCAGCGCTCGAACGTGTCAGCGGCGCGCTGGAGTCGCCGGAGCCGGCCGGTGGCCGGGAGCCGCGACTCGGGCTGCTGGAGTGGGCCGCGACCACCGCCGGACGCGGGAGGGAGATCGCCGGCGACGCCCGGGCGCTCGCCGAGGCCGTCCCCGACCTGGGCGCGCTGTACGACGGGACCGCGGAGCGGTTCGCCCGGCTGGTGTCCGGCGCTGCGGCGGACCGGCTGGTGACGACGCGGGCGGGCACCATGCGGCTGGGCGACTTCCTCGTCACCCGTACCGTCGAACTCGTCGTCCACACCGACGACCTGAACCGCGCGGCCGGCCTCGACATCCCCTACGACCGGCAGGCACTCGCGGCGTGCACCCGGCTGCTGGCGGACACCCTCGCGGACCGGGCGCCGGGTGGATCCGTCGAGGTGCGCGTCCCGCCCTTCGCCGTCGTCCAGTGCATCGGCGGCCCCAAACACACCCGGGGGACCCCGCCCAACGTGGTGGAGACCGATCCGCTCACCTGGGTCCGCCTCGCGACCGGCCGGGCGCGGTGGGCGCGGGCCCGGGAAGAGGGGCGGGTCGGTGCCGGGGGAGAGCGGGCCGACCTGGACGCGCTGCTGCCGCTCATGGGCTGA
- a CDS encoding ArsR/SmtB family transcription factor: MELEERVAELERRLAVLEQAAGGAPPVLGDGDFWALDGLKDQLGRLGDAAADGGVLFTGAVRLPTRERYEWQYGALTAGLLGSEEEDRPDWEEAAEPLAALGHPVRLRLLREILAGRRTAAELAELDETGTTGQIYHHLRLLTAAGWLHSPGRGRYEVPGTRVVPLLVVLTAARP; this comes from the coding sequence ATGGAGCTCGAGGAACGCGTCGCCGAGCTGGAGCGCCGCCTCGCGGTGCTGGAGCAGGCGGCGGGTGGTGCGCCGCCGGTTCTGGGCGACGGCGACTTCTGGGCGCTGGACGGGCTGAAGGACCAGCTCGGCCGGCTCGGGGACGCCGCGGCCGACGGCGGGGTGCTGTTCACCGGCGCGGTCCGGTTGCCCACCCGGGAGCGGTACGAGTGGCAGTACGGCGCACTCACGGCCGGTCTCCTGGGCTCGGAGGAGGAGGACCGTCCCGACTGGGAGGAGGCCGCCGAGCCGCTGGCGGCGCTCGGGCACCCGGTGCGGCTGCGGCTGCTCCGCGAGATCCTCGCGGGCCGGCGTACCGCCGCCGAACTGGCCGAGCTCGACGAGACGGGAACCACCGGTCAGATCTACCACCACCTGCGGCTGCTGACCGCCGCGGGCTGGCTGCACAGTCCCGGTCGCGGGCGTTACGAGGTGCCCGGCACCCGGGTCGTGCCGCTGCTGGTGGTCCTCACGGCCGCCCGGCCCTGA